The genomic region atttataatttttaggtAAACATATGTTTTTTTAAAGTTTGTATATGTCTTTTTTAGTTAGAAAAGCTAAGGGAGATTTCACAAGTAAATTTTTAGTTCTATTTAATTTTAAGCAAAAGATATTGAAAAAAATGTATTTGATTTGTATTTTTTAAAAGTTTGTAGGAAAATGAGAAAAGGAAATAAGAGTTTGAGTAAGAAAACATATTTTTAAGTGTAATCAAACACTTTCTTTTACCATTTTTGTACCATTTGTAATGGTAGTTTTTTTCCTAGACTTGTGTTCACACCATTATCACTTCATACATATTTATACTACTCCTCTCTATTTCTTAATACACTTAGGATTAAGAGCGTACATTTTATCAATCTATCTTTTCTAGCTATACATGGAGGTTAAAAGATTGATACATGCACTTGATTGAGACAAACCCCTAAACAACCCAAACATTTTTCTCATTCATAAGTTAGATGAAGTTGGAGATAAAATCTGTATGTtttagaaatttttgatgcaatgcATTAACGCAGTGTTGGGTTCTTTTCTCCatttattctaaatttttattgtaaatttaaTTGAAAGTAAATTAATATGATATCCATTATACAATATTGTTATATTTTCTTCAATATTTAAATCGTTTAAAAATAagaatacattttttatttttctttgggaAGTACTTGGTAGGTTTGAAGTGTGTCTATTTCTTTCGTTTTTGTATTTAATAATAGGGATACTTCATGTTGTGGAAATTATTCATTTAAAAGTAGAAATACTTTAATTAGAacaaattttcaccattacaatgtaATACTTCAATTCTTGTCATCCATAAGTACACTAGAAGACTTGAAAGACTTGACTTGATTGGGTAATCAAATTCTTGAACATATTTAGGTGTTTAAAAATAGAGTCATTGTCACCCATGTTCAATGAATACAATTTCTtagaaaattttcatttttcatgGATTTGGATTGATTAAGTTTTCCCAAATTTCTGGAAAGATATTTGAGGGGTTTTGATCCACTAATAAATCCTTTATTTTGAACTTTTATAATTTGATTTTGTAATATTGTACTTTTCCATTTTCACAAATAACATGCATGTCATTTTATCTTAAAAAGGAATTGTTTTACACACAATCACAATCAAACAAACAttaatttgaacaaaatacatcaaaataaACATCATAATTATATATCTTTAAAAAACTTCAAATCAAATCTAATACTAAATTTTAAAGAAAAATCCATAATAAATTAAAGGTAAAAAATAACTAAGATTCTCGAATTAGATGATGACTTAGCTTTCATCTAAGATTCTAGAATTAGATGATGACTAATCTTTCATCATCGCAAATCATCACAAAATTTGAAGAGATAGATTATtgacaaataattttcatttaaacACCCAAATAAATTGTGATTTGTCAAAAGACCTAATTTGAATAATttgaataataattaataattgagGCACCAAGCCGAGGCTCGAAACAAGTACCATATAATCcaagaataaaataaaatggaaACAAAGAATTACTCGATTATAGATTCTAACTTGGCATATATCTTCTGTCTCTGACAAAAAAGACGGCAACTAACACTGCTACAGTGATTCGAACTTGGCACATGTTTTTGTGTCTAACAAAATAGACGGCATACATTATTGTAGTTCACAAGGGTTTAACCCTCTTCTCTTTTAGCTCGGTTGGATCTATTTTTAAGCATTAAATAAGGTATTTGTTCTTGAAATATAGAGATAAGATATAGGTTTTAGATATTTTTTCTGATTTGAGTATATAATGTgaatattattatataaatttcTGGTTTGTATGTTTGATTATTTATATAAATAACTGATTTATTTAGTGAATATATtgattatttataaatattatgtgtttgattatttatataaataactgatttatttagttaatatattgattatttataaatattatgttatgttttatttattgtttGTTAAAAGAATTGAGTCTAATGTGAAAGTATGATTTTATGATGCATAATATAAATGTTATTTTATAATTCTGTAATTGTGAAATTTGTACATTTATTCTAATTACaattttgtttttgatttattttgagAGAATATCTTAATATGGTTATATAGTGACATTTGCGTTAAGTTTGATCATTTCTCAAATCATTGATCATATGATATAGATCTAACTTgaaatcaatcttttcaaatttCAATCATTAATTATCACCATTTTCTTAGAGCTATTGAAAGCTAATTTACTACACATTTCTGTGACAATTCATTATATCTTGATATTTAGAGACATCCATTTGAACATTAAATTCATTGTCATGGTATTTAAAGACATTCACTTGAACAATAAATTTATGATCAAACAATCATAAAATAATCATTCACATTGATAAGGATTACTTAAGAACATTTCAATTTGGAACTTTTAAAAAAGCCATACTTTGTATTTAGATCACTTGTATGTTTTTCTATCATTTTTTATCTTTATCATAGATGTAAAATTGATCCAATAaaaaaaattgaccaaaacaaATTTGACcgtattaaaataatataaaagcaAGTCTTTAAAGACTTTAAAACACTATTATATTATAAGCTTGTCCAAAAagaaattgacataattgatatgTTTAAAGGTTTAAGGCAACATGATAAATGTTGTCTCAAATGGACTCTATTCCATTAGTTTGTTTCGACAGTTTACAATTCACTGTAATATCTAGCTCTATATAAGTAGAAGAGCGTACCCATTTTATCGTAAGTATTGAATTTCAAAGAATGCGGAGGGTGGGGGAATCCATGGAGTCCAGAGTACAAAAAGTTGCAGGACGTGAAGTCACAGCTGGTAACTCTAATTCCCATGCAAGCCATGCAATATTTGGCAACAACGTGGATATTCTGGAAGAAATCTTGAAGCATCTGGATGCCAAGTCAGTGGGTATAATCTCCTGTGTTAGCAAAGGGTGCCAGCAAGCTACAGAAAGTGAATATCTGTGGAAAAACATATGCACCCACATCTGTCCTTCATTTGTTTTTGTAACAGAGAGGCTCCAGTCAATGGTAGCAACCATGGGTGGATTCAAACGCCTCTACATGAATTTCTTGCATCCTCTCCGGTCATATTCCCATCATAAGCACTGTTCTTCGCTGAATGAAGATGTCATCAGGCTTTCTCTCTCTCTGTTTTCAGTTGATTATTATGAAAGAAGGCTTGAACCTTTAAGAACCAAAAATGCCTCCAATTTTAAGATTCATTCAAGCAGTTCCGTAATAGTTCAGCCTCCAGATTCCTGCACAGATATGGTAGAAAAATCAATGAAAGAGAATCAAAAGGGCATGTTTTATCTGAGGCCTGCAGTGAAATTATGATGGAGGTTTTTTTTTTGACATCCGGTCTGTAGATGATTTGGCTTACACTAATTGAATTGCTAATGAGAAGTTAGCTATTTAAGATAATCCTGTTTGTCCTGCTCCAAACAGTTTAGGTTTACTGATGCAAAGGAAAATGATAGAAACAGCCTTTGGAAATCAGTTAAGAATTTTGTTTAAAAAAGTTTTTTAGgttttcaaattttaatattttaaatttattgttgACGGTAATGTATTTTCTTGAttattgttatttctctttacttaatGATGCTATCAGTCTTTTTGGCATGAATGAGTTCATATTTCAAGTCACAGAGTCATGCTTCTCATGTTATGGCATTAATCACATATTTTCAGAGAAGTACTTTCCTTTTTAACTTTGTTGAAGATGATTCTCTATAATCTCATATGGAAAAAATCAATGGGATTCGAACCACAAATTTGGTTTATGAATTAATTTACGCCAATGACAAATATCTGGTAAAGTAAAAGGGCGAAGACAGAAGATTCAGATGTTGGGGGTAAGAAGTTGTAAGAAGTTGTTGACTGTAATCTTGGCTGGCACTGACTACAATTTTGTCTGCTTCATTGCTTTGTAATTATAGTTTGTAGTCATTTGATTATATGGATTGTTGTTTTCCTTTGttgtttgtttgtaataagtttaaattatattttgtaattgtgtgtttttaattttttttttaaagttttaattgaaaggggtaaaaatttattcaattacaAAAAGAGATATAAGGTAAGAAAGACCAAACAGAGAAGAGTATTACACAATCGTATCATTTTCTACTAATTGATCCAATATATGAAACAATTCTAAAGGTAATTGTCTTCTGTCCACAATATCCCAACTCAGAAGAGAAGAAAGATTAAACAAGTAAATTTTTAATTCCATTTAAATTGAAAGGAAGATATTAAAAAAGATTGTTTTAAATTTGAAAGggaatatatattttaaaagtttgtaggaaaggaaaagagagaATAGGAAGTTAAGTAAGCAAACATTTCTTTATGTGTATtagagttgaagagaaagatgtcataattttttttatctaactATAGGGGAAAAGTATTTTTAAAAGCTTAAAAGAAGGAGATTTTAGTTTCCATAATTTCAATCTATAAGTGGAGAGGATAGAGAAGCTAAGGCTgtatatttatttctattttcaaTCAAGCTTTATGTTAAAAAGAAGAAGAGTTCTATTATCATATCATTGCAAATgctaaatgtttttattttttatgaaaagatttatattaaaattaaatttatttatacaaTTGAATTCTTAGAAGATAtgagtatatttgattatatcaAAGTTGGATTATGAAATTTAAGTATAAAACAACAAACACATAACcttaaaaataaaaacaatgaaaatacaacaaaaataTGATTACACAAAAAAAATGATCATCAAATTACAAGTCTAACaaactattttttttctttataaaaTTGAAATATATAAACAATTTAATACAAATAATTAGTTCATTTAGGTAATATATTGATTATTTACAAATATTGTAAtatgtttaattaattatttattaaacatatttaatataaaatgaaagtaagatTTTATGGTGTGTAATGTAAATATCATTCTATAATTTTATAACTATGCAATTTGTACATTTATTCTAACTGAGATTTagtttttgatttattttgatagaatgttttaataaaattatatgataATATATGATACACTTTTGTGTTAAGTTTGatcatttcctaaatatttatCTATTTGCACTTACCTGTAAGtctatacattttatttatttatttattttgattctaTTTGAACTAGCTCCTATACATTCTACTAATTTACTAGCCTATTCTATATTATTTGTTTTAGCCCATTTATTGGTCACCCTTTTCTTAAATTTGTAGGAACTGACTTAATATACACTTGTGTGAcaattcattatgtaaataattgtCAACAATCAAAGGATGATCATTCACATCTATTAAGGACTACTCAAACCatttcaatttatagattttaaaGGAGTGATACTTTGTATCTAAATCATTCTCAAGTCCTATGTTTTTTCATTGTTTGTCAATCTTTATCATGAACATAAAGTTAGTCCAATCAAGATGTCTAACCTAGGAAAACTTGGCCCTTGTGATGTGATAATTATCCCAAAACATTTCTAAATACAACTAATCCTTAATAGTTAAAATGGAATATAAATTCATTGAATCATAGAATAGaaatttattttgtaatatttttatactacaTATCAAAAATTAGATTAATGAAAGTAAGATTAATCCATAATCACAAAAGTCATTGAAAAAATGATTCAAATTTATTCAAGATTTTagacaaaaaatatttttatttttgtacttAAATGAAAAAAATCTATACTATCTTAACTCTTTATCTTCATTATTATTCCACACACTAAATATCTACTATCTTACTATTTGATTTTTCTACAATAACAACAATTTGCGTACTCTATTATTTAGACTAAACATCATTTACTAGATGTAGATTAATTGTAAATGAAGGGATACATTCTCTTCTATCAATATTAAAAAATgtacaaataataaaaaataacaatatttaTTAATGCATGCATGTAAATGTTTATGTAAATCTAAATTCTCTTTAATACAACAATCAAAATGTATAAATGTGATCGCGAGTTGATAAATGTTTGATGATTagtagatgaataaaatgaattttttGAAAACCTTTAAATATAAGGATAGAACAAcatgtttatcagtaaaattcatCATAattaactagaaataataaggaatGAAAGTATGTGagataacaataataatataaaatattcaataaaaactccctacTCCATGATCACATgtcacttccattgctcttctcttcttcgagtaataatagaaaaagaatgatagaaaaagaatgattggaaagaattaaagaaatgatttaattaatcaattaattgaattgatcaattagttattaatttagcatgtgttgtaggattttttaatttgaaattcaaTTCCATTTCCATGTAagttgaacttgatttagattttcaatttgattttgcatgatattgaattaattattttaaattcaatttgatctttcaattcatgcaaacttgatttagatattcaatttgatttttgcatgaTACTGAATTTAGATTTtcgaatcatgaaattgaaatgcacatgtatttgaaattagacgaaattggaatttgggaaaattcgaatttgaatttgaattagaagaatattgaaattagacgaaattagaatttgaggatttggaatttgaattttaagaatattgaaattagacaaaattagaatttggggatttggaatttgaattttgaattggagtaatggattaattaattaaataatttctttattagaaattaaattttaattaaataataaagattattcaattaaagttattaaattataattaattaaataataaatatttaattagtataagagagggttgaatgattagttgatgaggaatagaaattgaaataggaTAATTAATAATACGATGAATACATATgtttttagaagaataagattcattaatttaattaaataattaaagaattatataAAATTAGACGAATAAtaagtacatgatcaatgagacattttaggtgtctacatttgcccctctttgagacaatattggaacaacgttgtttcaaagaaaatgaaaagttcGTGCCGCAGTGTGCCTTGATGATGCTTAGGGTGTAGATATGCCCCCTCAGGAAATCAGTCGAAAAATTATGGAATTGAGAACAATTTAACGATACCATGCTAGTGAGCAATAGTTTTTAGTTTCATGCGATTTTGAGTTTGTTTGACCTATCTACAAGTGATTTGAAATTAAAGGGGACCATGACTGTTGGAgagagaaaaaccctaatttgagctataaatagaaatTTGACCTCTTCATTTGCTCATTTTCTTTCATTTGAGTTCATTGAGTTATGTGCGATTTTTGAGCTTTCTTGCGACTATTTGAGCATCATGGCTGGCTACAAAGCACAACAACACCTGTCAGAGTGAGTACGTTCATACCAAAGACCACCTAGCACTGGAGGCATGGTACGTGTTTGAAATTTTATCTCATTTTTGCCCGATATTCTCAAAGCGCAGTATTTTAAGTGTTGGCATTCGTATGTCAAATTTGTTGCATTAGTTCTTATTGTTGTGCAAACGTGTTAATTGTCTCACAAGCATCTAACCATGTCACATGCATACTTATTGCGTTGCAAATGACTATCAATTGCAAATCAGTGATAGATGT from Cryptomeria japonica chromosome 3, Sugi_1.0, whole genome shotgun sequence harbors:
- the LOC131080051 gene encoding F-box protein GID2-like; protein product: MRRVGESMESRVQKVAGREVTAGNSNSHASHAIFGNNVDILEEILKHLDAKSVGIISCVSKGCQQATESEYLWKNICTHICPSFVFVTERLQSMVATMGGFKRLYMNFLHPLRSYSHHKHCSSLNEDVIRLSLSLFSVDYYERRLEPLRTKNASNFKIHSSSSVIVQPPDSCTDMVEKSMKENQKGMFYLRPAVKL